The Candidatus Methylacidiphilales bacterium genome includes the window GGGTAAGGTATCTCTCCATGTCCCTGTCTCCGAACCTGCCCCGGTTCGTCTTCCACGATCCCGGCCAAAAGCGCTGGTCCTTCCTCAAATGGGTGTCGGTCGCACTGGGTGCCGTGGCCCTCTTGGGTTTGTCGGCCTTTGTCTGGTCCCTGGCCGCCCCTCCCCGCCTCAATCTGCCTGCGGACCTGCTCCGGTCCCGCCAGATCCTTTCCGTTGTTCCTGCACCACTCCACCCCCCCGCTCCCAACCCGGTTTCGGCGACAGCCCCATTATCCTCCCCGCAGTCCGCCGCATCCGGTCGTCCCATCATCTTCGCCTTCGCCGATCCCGATGATCCCGCATCTAACCAATCATTAGAAAGCACAAATTCCCCCATCACCCACCTCATCTTCGATGCCATTGAATTGAGCTGGCCCAACGGCGATCTCCATAGCCGTCCCGAAGCCTTCCGTCCCCTGCCTTCTTCATGGTCGGGCAAGTCCCTCATTCTGGTTTTGAGCAACAACCACGACGGCTCCTGGCGTCCCGAAGCCGTGGAAGATCTCTCGCGCGCGCCCCGCGCGGCCTGGGACCGGCTGGCCGAAAACCTGCTCGCAGAATTGAACCGTTTGCACGCATCTGGAGTGCTCCTGGATTTTCGCGAACTCGGTCCGGAGTCTGCGGTCGATGTCAGCCACTTGATCGCCCACTTGAGCCAATTCCTGGCGGCATCGGGAAAAACCTGCTGGCTGTCCACCAGCCCAGGCCATCCGCCTTGTGATGCCAACCTCCTGCCGTCGTCCGTCACCTGGATGGCCCGCTTCGACCTGCTTCCGTCACCCGATGCCTCTCCCGGCCCGGCATTGCGGCCCGAGACATTGCCCCACTGGCTGGATTGGATGAGCTCTCTGCGACCCGCCGCCCAGTGGTTGGCCTGCTTCGATGCCCAAAGCTATGATTGGACCGCAGGCCAGGAGGATGCCGAAAGCCTGTCCTTCGTCGATGCCATGGCCCGCGCCCGCAACGCCAAGGTGGTCGCACCGGAATACGACCGCGGTATCCCGCACTTCGCCTACCTCGAGGACGGGCAGACCCATGAGGTCTGGTTTCCTGACGCCGCCACGCTTCACAATCTCGCCCGCCCTGCCCTGGCCGCGGGCGTTTCCGGAGTCGGGGCCTACGAACTGGGCTCGGCCGACCGCAGGACCTGGGCCGCTCTCGCCGCCGCCAGCCTTCCTCCCGGCGAAGTCGACATCCGCGCGCTCGAACCCCTCCCCGGCGAGGAGGAAATCGCCCACATCGGCGAGGGTGATTTTGTCACCGTCTTGGAAGAACGCCTCGATGGCCGTCGCACGGCCCGTTTTGACAACCATGGGCGGCTGGCCTTCCACTACTTCAACTTTCCCGCCTATCCCACCCTCTTCCACGAGGGCGAAGCCGCCACGGACGAAGTGGCCCTAACCTTCGACGACGGTCCGGATCCCCGATGGACCCCGCGCATTCTCGACATACTCAAGGCCCGCGGCGTCCATGCCGCATTTTTCGTGGTGGGCAAGAACATGGAGGATCATCCCGATCTCGTGCGACGGATGATCGCCGAGGGTCACGAGGTGGGCCTCCACACCTACAGCCACCCCAACCTCGGCCTCCAGCCTGACGCCCGCATAGAATTGGAACTCAATGCCACCCAGCGCCTCTTGGAATGGGTCAGCGGACGTTCATCCATTCTCTTCCGCCCTCCATTCAACGCCGACACCCGCCCGCGCAACACCACGGAAATCCGCCCCCTGGCCATCGCCCAGGACCTGGGTTACATCACCGTATTGGAGAGTATCGACCCCGAGGACTGGCAGGAACCGGGAGCGGCGGCCATCCTTGAACGCATCAAGGCCATCCGGGCCAAGGGCAACATCATCCTGCTCCACGATGCCGGAGGTGACCGCAGCCAGACGGTCCAGGCCCTGCCCGCGATTCTGGACTGGTTGCAGAAGCGCGAGGACCGGATTGTTCCTCTCTCGGTCCTCCTCGGACAAAGCCGGGATACCCTCATGCCCTGGGCCATTCCCTCACAAGACCGGTTGGGACAACGAATCTCCGAAACCGGTTTCTTCATGCTCACGCACGGGAAAGACGTCCTCGGAACACTCGTCGCCGCGGCCGCCGTGCTGCTCATCCTGCGCAGCCTTGCCGTCGCCATAGCCGCCATCAGGCAATCCCGCCTGCCCGAGGCTCCCCCAGGACCCTTTCCGCCGGTCAGCATCATTCTGCCCGCATTCAACGAGGCCAAGGTGATTCGTAAAACCCTCGATTCGCTCCGGGCCACCGATTACCCCGGCGATTGGGAAATCGTCGTCGCCGACGATGGTTCGACGGACGCCACCGCCCAGCTGGCCGAAGAGACGGCCGCTTCAGACCCCCGCATCCGGGTTTGCCGACTGTCCAATCGCGGCAAATCGAATGCCATTGAGGCCGCCATGGCCCATGCTTCGCGCGATATCCTGGTCTTCATCGACGCCGACACCCTCTTCGAAACTTCCACCCTCCGTCATCTGGTCGCACCATTTTCGGACCCCAGGGTGGGAGCGGTTTCCGGTCACGCCCGCGCCGGCAACACCCGCACCTGGCTGGCCCGCTTTCAGGATCTCGAATACACCTGCGGCTTCAACCTCGACCGGCGTGCCTACGACCTCTGGAATGCCATCACCGTGGTCCCCGGCGCGGTGGGGGCATTCCGCCGGCAGGCGGTCGGGGAAGCCGGCGGCATCCATCACGACACACTGGCGGAAGACACCGATCTGACCCTGGCCTTGCACAGTGCCGGCTGGGTAGTCCGTTTCGCCCCCAAGGCCACCGCCTGGACCGAGGTGCCGGAAACACTCCGCGCCCTCTACCGTCAACGCTTCCGCTGGGCTTACGGCACCATGCAATCGGCTTGGAAACACCGCCACCTGATGTTTGATCCCTCCCGCCCCGGCCTGGGCTTTATCGCTCTGCCCGGAATCTGGTGGTTCCAGGTCTTCATGGCCATGGCCTCTCCCGTGGCCGATATCGCCCTCCTCCTCGGTCTGCTGTTCGGGGCCCCCTTGGGCAGCCTTTCTTACTTGGCGATTTTTTCCCTCAGCGATTTCATCATGGCCTGGCTGGGGTGTTGGATCGACCGCCGCCCTTGGACCACGGCCCTGCTCATCCTGCCCATGCGAATGCTTTACCGCCCCTTCCTCGCCATGGTGGTGTGGCGCGCAGTCGTCACCGCCTGTCGTGGTGTCTGGGTGGGTTGGGGAAAATTGGAACGCTCGGACTCAGTCTCCCTCAAGGAGTGTGCACGATGAAAAAAAACCTGGCGCTCGGCCTGTCTGTTTTCGCCCTGGGAACGGCTCTCCTTTGTTGGTGTCTCCAACCCGTCTCCTCCCCGTTGACTCCCGCCGATCCACCGCAACACCCGCCCAAGGGCGCGTCTCTCCTCAGTCCCACTTCCGGTGTCTATTCCGGTGCCTACCTCGATTGGGGCGAAAAAGAGGACGCCGTCACACTGGAAGGAATTGAATACTTCGAAAAAATGGTGGGCAAGAAGTTGGCCATCGTCGCCTCTTCCAGTTACTGGGGCGAACAGACCTTTCCCGCCCGCAATCTGCGCATCATCCGCAACACCGGGGCGGTCCCGCTGGTCTATTGGTCGCCATGGGACCGACCTTACGACCAGAATCATCCACCGGATCGCTTCAGTTTGACCCGGATCATCTCGGGTGAGCACGATGCCTACATCGACCGGTGGGCCGATGAGGCCGCCCGATTCAACACCCCCCTGTTTGTCTGCTTCGGCCTCGAGATGAACGGCACCTGGTTCCCGTGGTCCGGCTGCCATTATGGCGGAGGAAAAATCACCCCCGGTGGAAAGGTCTATGAGGGCCCCCAAACTTTCATCAAGGCCTACCGCCACGTCGTCGACCGGGTCCGCAGCCGGGGCGCTGGCAACATCCTCTGGGTTTTCCACGCCAACGACTACAGCTACCCCAACGAGGATTGGAACAATATGGCCAGTTACTACCCCGGCCGCGAATACGTCGATTGGCTGGGGCTGAGTGTTTATGGCAAACAATTCAAAGACGACAAATGGTGCGATTTTGAACCCCTCCTGCGCTGGTCCTACGCCGATCTCTGCGCCCTCGACCCCTCCAAGCCTGTCATGCTCGCCGAGTGGGGTGTCGGCGAATTCCCACGTTCGGGCAGCAAGGCGGCCTTCATTGAAGAGGCCCTGCGCCGCATCCCCTCCTACCCTCGCATCCGCGCCGCGGTTTTCTGGCACGAACGCTGGCAAAACAGCGATGGCTCCTACAGCAATCTCCGGGCGGATTCCAGCCGGGACAGCCTGGAAGCCTTCCGCAAGGGCATGGCTTCCCCCGCATGGCTTGACCGACCCCAGTGGACTTCCCGTTTGACCCCAACCAGATCGACGCCACCATGATGGCCCCGTGAACCTCGAGGTCCTCAATACCGGCTCGGAACTCCTCCTCGGCCAGGTCACCAATACCCACACCGGCTACTTCGGGCGACAGCTCGCCTCCCTCGGTTTGCGCTTGGCCCGCCAGACTTCTGTTCCGGATGGCGAACCCATCCGCACCGCCCTCGCCGAGTGCCTCACCCGCGCCGACATCGTCCTCGTCACCGGTGGCCTCGGTCCCACCTCCGACGACCTCACCCGCGACCTCGTCGCCGCCCATTTCGGCCTCGCCCTCGACCACCATCCGGACATCGAATCCACCATCCTGGCTTACTTCCAGAAAAGGGGAATCCAAGCCCCGGACTCCGTCCGCGTCCAAGCGCAAGTCCCCCGCGGGGCCGCGATCCTGGCCAACCACCACGGCACCGCTCCGGGTTTCCACCTGCATCACGCCGGACGCCATGTCTTTTGTCTCCCCGGCCCACCGCGCGAGCTTTACCCCATGTTTGAGAACGAAGTCCTCCCGCGACTCCACTCACTACTGCCCGACGCCCGGCCCCTCTGCATGCAGACCCTCCGCGTCCATGGGATGGGCGAGTCGCGCGTGCAGGAACTGGTCGAAGCCCCGATCCTTGCGCTCGGCCAAATCGAGATCGGCTACTGCGCCCGCCCCGGTGAGGTGGACCTCCGTCTGATCGCACCAGACGAACCCCTTCTGCAGGCGGCCGTCGCATGCGCCAGCGCATTGTTGGCGGAATCAATTTACGCCACCGATGATGAAACGCTGGAATCCCGCGTGATCTCCCTGGCACGTGAAAAAAACGTGTTTTTGGCCACCGCCGAATCCTGCACCGGCGGCTTCACCGCCCACCGCCTCACCAATGTCCCCGGTGCCTCGGCCGTGCTCGATCGTGGCTGGGTCACCTATTCCAACGAATCCAAGACCGACCTCCTCGGCGTGCCGGCGGGTCTCCTCGCCACCCATGGCGCGGTCAGCGCCCCCGTGGCCGAAGCCATGGCCCGCGGCGCCCTCGAACGCAGCCGCGCCACCCTCGCCGTCTCCCTCACCGGAATCGCCGGCCCGGACCCGGGCACGAAGGAAAAACCGGCTGGGTTGGTTTTCATTGGTTTGGCTGTAAAAAGCAGGCAAGGGATTTCTGTCCAATGCCAGCAAAAGCGGCTTGTTCCCGAACGGGAAACCTTTAAAACGATGGCTTCACAGGCCGCCTTGGACCTCGTCCGCCGCGCCTTGTTGAACCTCTGAACAAACAACACCAAACACAACACAGGACATCCCATGCCCCCCAAGACTGAAAAAGCAGAAAAAGAAAAACAAGAATCCCGCGCCGGCGGTTCCCTCGTCTCCAGTGACAAGGACCGCAAGAATCTGGAACTGGCCCTCTCGGCCATCACCAAACAATACGGTGAAAATTCCATCATGCGCCTCGGCGACTCCTCCTCGAAACTCGACATCGAGGTCATCCCCACCGGCGCCATCGTCATCGACCGCGCCCTCGGCGTCGGCGGCTTCCCCCGCGGCCGTATCGTGGAAATCTTCGGCCCGGAATCCTCCGGGAAAACCACCCTCACCCTGACCCTCATCGCCCAGGCCCAGAAGATGGGCGGCACCGCGGCCTTCATCGACGTCGAACACGCCCTTGACCCCCGCTATGCGCGCAAGCTCGGGGTCAAGATGGACGAACTCCTCGTCTCCCAGCCCGGCTCCGGTGAAGAAGCCCTCACCATCGCCGAAACCCTCATCCGCTCCAACGCCCTCGATGTCGTCGTCCTCGACTCCGTCGCCGCGCTCGTCACCAAGAACGAACTGGACGGACAGATGGGCGACGCCGTGGTCGGTTCGCAGGCCCGCCTGATGAGCCAGGCCATGCGCAAACTCACCTCCATGATCTCGAAGGCCAAGACGGTCTGCGTCTTCACCAACCAGATCCGGGAAAAGATCGGCGTCATGTTCGGCAGTCCGGAAACCACCCCCGGCGGCAAAGCCCTCAAGTTCTACGCCTCGGTCCGCGTCGACATCCGCCGCATCGGCGCCATCAAGGCCCCGGACGGCACGGTCCTCGGCAACCGCACCCGCGTCAAGATGGTCAAGAACAAGGTCGCCCCGCCCTTCACCGAAACCGAGTTCGACATCATGTTCGACGAAGGCATCTCCAAAACCGGAGCCCTCCTCGATCTCGCCATCGAGAAGAACGTGGTCGAGAAAAAGGGCGCCTGGCTTTCCTACGCCGGAGCGATGATCGGCCAGGGCCGCGATGCCGCGAAAGAAGAACTCAAGAAGAACGCCGACCTCTACGCCAAAGTGGAGAAGGACGTCTGGGCCAAACTCAAAGAAGAGTCCCCCGACGCCGCCATCCCCACCGGCGACCCCGAACCGGTCAAAGAAGACTGAGTCATCTTGCCACCAAGCCGGAACCCCACAAGGGTTCCGGCTTTTTTTT containing:
- a CDS encoding competence/damage-inducible protein A, whose amino-acid sequence is MNLEVLNTGSELLLGQVTNTHTGYFGRQLASLGLRLARQTSVPDGEPIRTALAECLTRADIVLVTGGLGPTSDDLTRDLVAAHFGLALDHHPDIESTILAYFQKRGIQAPDSVRVQAQVPRGAAILANHHGTAPGFHLHHAGRHVFCLPGPPRELYPMFENEVLPRLHSLLPDARPLCMQTLRVHGMGESRVQELVEAPILALGQIEIGYCARPGEVDLRLIAPDEPLLQAAVACASALLAESIYATDDETLESRVISLAREKNVFLATAESCTGGFTAHRLTNVPGASAVLDRGWVTYSNESKTDLLGVPAGLLATHGAVSAPVAEAMARGALERSRATLAVSLTGIAGPDPGTKEKPAGLVFIGLAVKSRQGISVQCQQKRLVPERETFKTMASQAALDLVRRALLNL
- a CDS encoding glycosyl hydrolase, producing MKKNLALGLSVFALGTALLCWCLQPVSSPLTPADPPQHPPKGASLLSPTSGVYSGAYLDWGEKEDAVTLEGIEYFEKMVGKKLAIVASSSYWGEQTFPARNLRIIRNTGAVPLVYWSPWDRPYDQNHPPDRFSLTRIISGEHDAYIDRWADEAARFNTPLFVCFGLEMNGTWFPWSGCHYGGGKITPGGKVYEGPQTFIKAYRHVVDRVRSRGAGNILWVFHANDYSYPNEDWNNMASYYPGREYVDWLGLSVYGKQFKDDKWCDFEPLLRWSYADLCALDPSKPVMLAEWGVGEFPRSGSKAAFIEEALRRIPSYPRIRAAVFWHERWQNSDGSYSNLRADSSRDSLEAFRKGMASPAWLDRPQWTSRLTPTRSTPP
- a CDS encoding glycosyltransferase — protein: MSLSPNLPRFVFHDPGQKRWSFLKWVSVALGAVALLGLSAFVWSLAAPPRLNLPADLLRSRQILSVVPAPLHPPAPNPVSATAPLSSPQSAASGRPIIFAFADPDDPASNQSLESTNSPITHLIFDAIELSWPNGDLHSRPEAFRPLPSSWSGKSLILVLSNNHDGSWRPEAVEDLSRAPRAAWDRLAENLLAELNRLHASGVLLDFRELGPESAVDVSHLIAHLSQFLAASGKTCWLSTSPGHPPCDANLLPSSVTWMARFDLLPSPDASPGPALRPETLPHWLDWMSSLRPAAQWLACFDAQSYDWTAGQEDAESLSFVDAMARARNAKVVAPEYDRGIPHFAYLEDGQTHEVWFPDAATLHNLARPALAAGVSGVGAYELGSADRRTWAALAAASLPPGEVDIRALEPLPGEEEIAHIGEGDFVTVLEERLDGRRTARFDNHGRLAFHYFNFPAYPTLFHEGEAATDEVALTFDDGPDPRWTPRILDILKARGVHAAFFVVGKNMEDHPDLVRRMIAEGHEVGLHTYSHPNLGLQPDARIELELNATQRLLEWVSGRSSILFRPPFNADTRPRNTTEIRPLAIAQDLGYITVLESIDPEDWQEPGAAAILERIKAIRAKGNIILLHDAGGDRSQTVQALPAILDWLQKREDRIVPLSVLLGQSRDTLMPWAIPSQDRLGQRISETGFFMLTHGKDVLGTLVAAAAVLLILRSLAVAIAAIRQSRLPEAPPGPFPPVSIILPAFNEAKVIRKTLDSLRATDYPGDWEIVVADDGSTDATAQLAEETAASDPRIRVCRLSNRGKSNAIEAAMAHASRDILVFIDADTLFETSTLRHLVAPFSDPRVGAVSGHARAGNTRTWLARFQDLEYTCGFNLDRRAYDLWNAITVVPGAVGAFRRQAVGEAGGIHHDTLAEDTDLTLALHSAGWVVRFAPKATAWTEVPETLRALYRQRFRWAYGTMQSAWKHRHLMFDPSRPGLGFIALPGIWWFQVFMAMASPVADIALLLGLLFGAPLGSLSYLAIFSLSDFIMAWLGCWIDRRPWTTALLILPMRMLYRPFLAMVVWRAVVTACRGVWVGWGKLERSDSVSLKECAR
- the recA gene encoding recombinase RecA, encoding MPPKTEKAEKEKQESRAGGSLVSSDKDRKNLELALSAITKQYGENSIMRLGDSSSKLDIEVIPTGAIVIDRALGVGGFPRGRIVEIFGPESSGKTTLTLTLIAQAQKMGGTAAFIDVEHALDPRYARKLGVKMDELLVSQPGSGEEALTIAETLIRSNALDVVVLDSVAALVTKNELDGQMGDAVVGSQARLMSQAMRKLTSMISKAKTVCVFTNQIREKIGVMFGSPETTPGGKALKFYASVRVDIRRIGAIKAPDGTVLGNRTRVKMVKNKVAPPFTETEFDIMFDEGISKTGALLDLAIEKNVVEKKGAWLSYAGAMIGQGRDAAKEELKKNADLYAKVEKDVWAKLKEESPDAAIPTGDPEPVKED